A region of the Methanomassiliicoccales archaeon genome:
CATGTCCGTGGGCACATGTGGAGGTATCTATGGGGCTGGCCCTTCCCTGGACCTCGCTCTCTACTTCGAACGCCTCTCTGGCCACGGTCTCCTCGTCCCAGTTACCCTTTGAACGGGCCAACGCCGCCAATAAGGCCACCGTCACCGCGGCGGAAGACCCCAGACCAGAACCGGAGGGGAAATCCGAATCCGTGGCCACGGCCGTGGGACCTGCATCATGCTTGGCCAGGCAAGCCGATACGTAGGAATAGTTATGCGCGGTCAGGGGCATACCGTTCAAACTGGATATCGATGCCGACCTGATCCTGCAGCGCATGCGAAGATCGATGGCCACGGAGGCGGCCGGTTGGCCGTACACCACGGCGTGCTCTCCCAGCAGTATTACCTTGGCCGGGGCCGAGGTCCCCCAAAGGCGACCGGACATCCTTAGACCTTCAGATACCGTATTTTCGGGCCATGGCCTGCATGGCCTCGTCCGGGCTCTTTCCATCAAGCTCTTTCATGCCGGTCCCCCACCATTTTTCCTCGAACTCTACCAGGTCTGCCTGGAAGATCTCAAGGACATCCACATTGGCCTCTTTATTGACCAAAGCAAGTTCCAGGTTGTGGTTCAAGCTTTTACACAGGTCCTCACCCATGAAATCTGGTATCACATCCAATATCAGGTCCAGCAGGGCGTTGGTCAAGGACATGAAGAGTCGTTCCCTCCTCTGCGGTGTGGGTATGGATTCCTTCATCACGCTCTCAGACATGGGGCCGTACCACATGTCCCGGATGATGTATGACCGTGCCCCCCAGTATTCTTCATCTCCGCATTCGGCACAGTTACATTCATCATCGTCGCTATGTAGGATTCCCTCGATGTGAGCTTTGGCCTCGTCCATAAGTTCGTTGGGCGACTGGTTCCTCAAGAAATCTTTCTTTGAACCCCACCAAGTATCTTCGAATTCGGTAAGTGTTTCCATCAAGGCCCGCTCGTCGTCGAAATTATCCCCCTTGGCCTCTAGGAACTGATCTCGGAAAAGTGCAAGAAGATCGATGTCATACTCTTTATTGACCACGGCTATGGCCAGATAATCGTCCAGATTCTCTTGGAAGATGTTTAGAATTTCCTCGGGCAGGTTCATACCAACCCTTTCCAGCACGGCGTTCGTTACGGTCAGGAAGAGCACCTCGTCCATATCTTCCTTGGAAACCTGCTCGGTTCTCAGACCTTCTATGATATCTTTGAACATGAGATCTTTGAACATCAGTGTACGGATCGGGTTCTTGTCGAACAACGTCGGCTCCTTAGTTCTTTCCAATTCAGGCACCGCCTCCGATCCCTTGTTCTTGCCACTCTTTGCCTTTTTTTCAGTAGCTCCTTTCTCAACCATGTTGAACCCTCCATGTTCGGTTCCTTACCACCGTGGCAAAGGACCTGTGTTATAAACGGGACAGAGTCCCCAAGGATATAAATTCATGGCGCCGGACCTAATATGGTTCGTTACCGATCGAATTATCTATAAATTGATGAGAACGTCAAATTATCGACGATAATAATAGAAAATAGTATATTATTCTATTCAGATTGTAAAAAGCACGTCCAGAAAGATATTAGTATGATTCTAATTAATTTTAAACCAATTATTTAGGAGTAAAAATCATGAATTGGATTGCGCTTGTCAATGTATTGGCAGGGTTGGTACTAGCGATTGCCTTTTTAGAATTGATACCAGCACTTGGTAAATACTTGGTCCAACTGGCTAAATGGTTGGGTAGGTTCCAGGCAATAATTGGTGTGATCGCCATCATACTTGGTATTGTTGCATTGTGGGATGGCTCGGAGCTGCAGGGGATCGTGGCACTGATCGCCGGCTTGGTCCTGGCCATGGGAATTCTTCCCAGCATTCCTGCCTTGGGCAGGTCCCTGGAAAGGCTAGCCAAGTTCTTGGGTGGATTCCAGACCATAATCGGGATCATCGCCATCATCGTTGGTATCTGGGGCCTGTTGTAAACCTTCAGGGGCTCTGCCCCGCATTCAATTTTTTTCTTCAAACCGAACGGGGTACAGCTCACTTACATCTTACTTGCCTTCAACGAGAACAACATAGGTACGTTGAAATCCTTCTCCGGCAGATACCAGTAACCGTCCTCCCTCAGCTCCATGGCGGGGTGCATGGGGAAGAAGCAACAGGGGAACTCATGCATGAAGTCGATGATCAGACCCTCGTCAACCAGTGCATTGATTATCTCTGAGACGGGGTGCATCCATTCGTAACGCCTCTTGTTCTTGAACTCGTGGCCCGAATCGATTATGGGGACATCGTCGTCGAACATGAGCGGGTTCTTAGAGAAATACGGGTACCCAGCTTTGAAGTGCTCCCTGCAGTTCTCATCGATGATGTTACCGAAGGGATGGATATCTACAATGTAGAAGAACCCGCCCGGCCGCAGGTATTTGACGATCAGACGTGCCCAATCATCCAGATCCGGAAGCCAGCATATTGCCCCATAACTGGTGAAGATAATATCGAACTGCCCTTCGAGGTTGCGCTCCAGGTCGTAGATGTTGCTTTCGATGAACGTCGCCGGTATGCCGATCTCAGCGCTCAGTTCCCGAGCCTTCTTGATAGCTTCAGGGGAGAAATCCACCCCCGTGACCCGGGCCCCTTCCCCGGCCCAGGAGATGGAGTCCATTCCGAAATGACATTGCAGATGCAGAAGATCCTTTCCAGCGACATCGCCCACCTCTCGGACCTCAATCGGTAGAAGGGATGAGGCTCCCGATAGAAATCCGTCCACATCATAGATCGGGGATTTAAGGTTGGCATCGACCTTCTCGTTCCATCTCTTCTTGTTGATGTCCATAAGTGGGTCTTCTTCCCGGGTCATTTATCTCACCAGTTAATTCGGAATTTAAATTCTCAAAGTCCCTCATCCCATAAAACGGCTTCCTTGGAAGATGCTATAGAACGAGAATTTTAAGATCAAAGATCGACCGAGAAATTATTAAATCATCTCATGGTCCTATAAAAGGAAAAGGTGGGGGACAATAAGATCCATGGGGGCCTATGCTGCCTTGACGTTTTTGGTGCTGGCTATGCTCTTTTTACCAGTATCATACCTCTGCTTTCGGCGGAAACGCCCATTTACCCATTGACAAATGGCGGTCAACAAAGGAACGCCTATCTTAAGGCTGATCCGGAAAATGGGGGCTGGGACATCATATCGATGACGTATATGGGTGATCGGGGGAGCTGGCCAGTAATCGGGGCGAGCGGCACTATCTACATCGCCCTTCTATCTAGGATCGATGTCATTGAACCGAATGAAACTGTACTGTGAAGCAGACCTTTGGAACACTACCGATATGGTTCCAGAATCGGATTGGCCCCCGATGGGACCTTGAGACTATTTCCCTCTTCGAACTCAATACTGTCCCTCAACCCGGACGGCTCCACTAGATAGGCTGTCAACGTACCGGGTATGAATCCGTTGCTGAGCGAATTGATCATCTCGGCTTACGGGACG
Encoded here:
- a CDS encoding class I SAM-dependent methyltransferase — translated: MTREEDPLMDINKKRWNEKVDANLKSPIYDVDGFLSGASSLLPIEVREVGDVAGKDLLHLQCHFGMDSISWAGEGARVTGVDFSPEAIKKARELSAEIGIPATFIESNIYDLERNLEGQFDIIFTSYGAICWLPDLDDWARLIVKYLRPGGFFYIVDIHPFGNIIDENCREHFKAGYPYFSKNPLMFDDDVPIIDSGHEFKNKRRYEWMHPVSEIINALVDEGLIIDFMHEFPCCFFPMHPAMELREDGYWYLPEKDFNVPMLFSLKASKM